The following nucleotide sequence is from Deltaproteobacteria bacterium.
CAACGGCTTTGCTTCTGTTTCCGCTCCGGCACTTTTTGCGCTTCTCATCGGCATGATTTTCATCGTGGTGGTTGTCATTCAATTCGCGGTTAACAAAAATCAAAAAATAAAAATTGGCGATACATGGAATTGTGGCACCGGTTTGACCCCGCGCATGGAAATAACCGCCACGGGATTTTCCCGGTCCATCATTCTTATTTTTAGAGGTGTGTTGAAACCCAGCATTCAGCATGAAGTGGAATATCATGATTCCGAAAGCCGGTATTTGCCGAAGTCTAGGACTGTTGTTTTGGGTGTACGCGATGTGTATCGGTCCTATTTTTATCAACCCTTGCAGAGTGCTGTTACCGTATTGTCTTTGTATGCAAAAAATATTCAAAGTGGAAATATCAACACTTATATATCCTATATTTTTATTGCATTGGTAACCGCGTTATTTTTCGCGTTATAAATTATGATGACTCTCATGTGGATAATTCAGTTCCTCTTTGTGCCAGTGGCATCGCCACTTTGCGTCGGTATTATCAAGAAAATAAAAGCCAAGTTTCAAAATCGCAAGGGAGCGAGCATTTTTCAACCGTACAAAGATTTGTGGAAGCTTTTGCATAAAGACGAAGTGGTGAGCAAAGACGCCTCATGGATTTTCAAATGCGCGCCATTTATTGTTTTTGCGGTAACACTTGTTGCGGCCACGGGTATTCCGCTCTTTGCCTCCTTTATTAAAAATACTTTTACCAGCGACCTGCTGGTCCTTGTTTATACACTTTCTGTGGGTACGTTCTTTTTGGCGCTGGCTGGTATGGATACCGGCAGTGCCTTTGGTGGATTTGGTGCGAGCCGGGAGATGACGGTCTCCGCTCTTGCCGAGGGAGGTTTGATCTTTTCACTGTTAACGATTGCGCTTGTGAGCGGCACAACCAATTTGTTCGCAATTTCCGGCGCCGGCCTATCCGGCCAGTTTCACTCTTTTCTTTCCGTGGCGCTGGCGTTTGTCGGTTTTTTTATTGTGATGCTTGCCGAGACATCCCGTTTTCCCTTTGATAATCCGGCAACTCATCTGGAATTGACGATGATTCACGAAGCGATGATTTTGGAATGTTCGGGAAAAAAACTGGCACTCATGGAATGGGCCTCGGCTAATAAACTTTTTATTTTCGCCGCATTGGGGGTAAATCTCTTTTTTCCATGGGGTATGGCGCGAAGCCCGGATGCAAACGCGATATTTGTGGGCGTCATTGCTTTTGTAGCAAAGGTTTTTATTTTTTGTGCGGCGATTGCCATTATTGAATCCAGCATGGCAAAGTTCCGGTTTTT
It contains:
- a CDS encoding NADH-quinone oxidoreductase subunit H, with amino-acid sequence MMTLMWIIQFLFVPVASPLCVGIIKKIKAKFQNRKGASIFQPYKDLWKLLHKDEVVSKDASWIFKCAPFIVFAVTLVAATGIPLFASFIKNTFTSDLLVLVYTLSVGTFFLALAGMDTGSAFGGFGASREMTVSALAEGGLIFSLLTIALVSGTTNLFAISGAGLSGQFHSFLSVALAFVGFFIVMLAETSRFPFDNPATHLELTMIHEAMILECSGKKLALMEWASANKLFIFAALGVNLFFPWGMARSPDANAIFVGVIAFVAKVFIFCAAIAIIESSMAKFRFFRLPDLLMISFILNVVAISLI